A portion of the Paenibacillus marchantiae genome contains these proteins:
- a CDS encoding sporulation protein YjcZ, which produces MSEVGYGCGGNVGGFGGWTSTSAILVLFILLVIITKSFWL; this is translated from the coding sequence ATGAGTGAAGTTGGATACGGTTGTGGCGGCAATGTTGGTGGATTTGGCGGATGGACTTCCACAAGCGCAATTCTCGTACTCTTCATCCTGCTCGTAATCATCACTAAATCTTTCTGGCTGTAA
- a CDS encoding sensor histidine kinase, whose product MTKYNQLAIQWEFIISKIKSSVTVVDATLPDFPLMYVNEYFSELTGYSAEESIGQNCRFLQGPDTDPETVQKIREALKKRQSIKTEILNYTKHGQKFWNELNIDPIFDDSGECLFFVGIQYDISERKYAEQQLRMAASLTEMNSRGQLEFIGKLNHELRTPLNGIMGMIELVGMGDNSEEQKEYLELARQSGEALLNIVNNSLDMAKLGRGKMRVEQIEFQPLKLIQQIIKTHEPAAQNKQIRLLCHADLTTPDVLTGDPLRLRQVLDNLLSNAIKFTEQGEVQLQMDVEERRGDTVILVFTVHDTGIGIPDNKINQLFEAFTQTDISHARKFGGSGLGLTICKELLELMDGQISVESTEGKGTKFEVTLPLLRQQAIPNVG is encoded by the coding sequence ATGACTAAATACAATCAACTCGCTATACAATGGGAATTTATAATTTCTAAGATTAAATCTTCCGTGACCGTAGTCGATGCTACCTTGCCTGATTTTCCGCTAATGTATGTAAATGAATATTTTAGTGAATTAACCGGATATAGTGCGGAAGAGTCGATTGGACAGAATTGCCGGTTCCTGCAAGGGCCGGATACGGATCCGGAAACCGTACAGAAAATTCGCGAAGCATTGAAGAAGCGTCAGTCGATCAAGACAGAGATTCTAAACTATACGAAGCATGGACAGAAATTCTGGAATGAACTGAATATTGATCCGATTTTCGATGATTCAGGGGAATGTTTGTTTTTTGTAGGGATTCAATACGATATTTCGGAGCGAAAATATGCTGAGCAGCAGTTACGTATGGCAGCTTCGCTGACAGAAATGAACAGTAGGGGACAGCTGGAGTTCATTGGGAAGCTGAACCATGAACTTCGCACGCCGCTGAACGGGATTATGGGCATGATCGAACTTGTGGGCATGGGTGACAACAGTGAGGAGCAAAAAGAGTACCTGGAGCTTGCGCGTCAGTCAGGGGAGGCTCTTCTGAACATTGTCAACAATAGTCTTGATATGGCCAAGCTGGGCAGAGGGAAAATGAGAGTGGAGCAAATCGAATTTCAGCCGTTGAAGCTGATTCAACAGATTATTAAAACGCATGAACCTGCGGCGCAGAATAAACAAATTCGCTTGCTCTGTCATGCGGATCTGACTACTCCTGATGTACTCACAGGTGATCCTCTGCGTCTCCGACAAGTGCTGGATAACCTGCTCAGCAACGCCATTAAATTCACGGAACAAGGTGAAGTGCAATTACAGATGGACGTTGAGGAGCGGCGAGGGGATACCGTTATTCTGGTATTCACTGTACATGACACCGGCATTGGCATTCCAGATAATAAAATCAATCAATTGTTTGAAGCATTCACGCAGACAGACATCTCTCATGCACGCAAATTTGGCGGCAGCGGACTTGGACTCACCATCTGCAAAGAGTTGCTCGAATTGATGGATGGTCAAATTTCGGTGGAGAGTACCGAGGGGAAAGGTACGAAGTTTGAGGTAACCTTGCCTTTACTTCGACAACAGGCGATTCCTAACGTAGGGTAG
- a CDS encoding general stress protein, whose translation MTQLLIGLVRTENEAIIMLNKLKEEGIADKYLGAVAKEQVNLEVVSEKTGLPMPLKGAGSDGALGVLKGVLAGLGKRMDQTMSIGKAVRKLAGNEIGNETDDLVLTLTEAGVSEEDANYYEDWLVQGHILVVVECSEEEAARIEPILLF comes from the coding sequence ATGACACAATTGCTTATCGGACTCGTACGCACGGAGAATGAAGCCATTATCATGTTAAATAAATTGAAAGAGGAAGGTATAGCAGATAAATATTTGGGTGCGGTAGCCAAAGAACAGGTTAATCTCGAAGTGGTAAGCGAGAAGACTGGTTTGCCTATGCCTCTGAAGGGCGCAGGATCAGACGGTGCACTAGGCGTGCTTAAAGGGGTGCTTGCTGGTCTGGGCAAGCGGATGGATCAGACGATGTCCATCGGAAAAGCGGTACGCAAACTTGCAGGCAACGAGATTGGAAATGAGACGGATGATCTGGTGCTTACCTTAACAGAAGCAGGGGTCTCTGAAGAAGATGCTAATTACTATGAAGATTGGCTGGTGCAGGGGCATATCCTGGTGGTTGTGGAATGCAGCGAGGAAGAGGCAGCCCGAATTGAACCTATTCTTCTTTTTTAG
- a CDS encoding NucA/NucB deoxyribonuclease domain-containing protein: MSKRRRSKRSKGKQRFKKQILTLVAMLMVALYAWVGGEWSLDIPSQFGGSKGSVDHTITFPAERYPETANHIKKAIKAGHSDVCTIDRSGAEGNRDLSLKGVPVKKGKDRDEWPMAMCAEGGAGADIQYISPKDNRGAGSWVGNQLSTYPDGTRVKFVVK, translated from the coding sequence ATGAGTAAAAGACGCAGAAGTAAAAGGAGCAAGGGCAAGCAACGATTTAAAAAGCAGATATTGACGCTGGTGGCCATGTTAATGGTAGCTCTCTATGCATGGGTTGGGGGAGAATGGTCTCTGGATATACCGTCCCAATTTGGAGGAAGCAAGGGGAGCGTAGATCATACCATCACATTCCCGGCCGAGCGCTATCCCGAAACGGCCAATCATATCAAGAAGGCCATCAAGGCAGGACATTCGGATGTATGCACCATTGATCGCAGTGGAGCTGAAGGTAATCGGGATTTGTCCCTCAAAGGTGTTCCGGTCAAAAAGGGGAAAGATCGGGATGAATGGCCAATGGCGATGTGTGCGGAAGGCGGAGCGGGTGCGGATATCCAATATATTAGTCCCAAAGATAATCGTGGTGCAGGCTCATGGGTGGGAAACCAGCTAAGTACATATCCGGATGGAACACGAGTAAAGTTTGTGGTGAAATAA
- a CDS encoding GerAB/ArcD/ProY family transporter: MKKNYIGVYEAASIGIIFIITKIFLPFQRSLAELGGSAAWIIVLIAAALCPLTWWAIRGVLQNATEGSTLMEATEEIWGSVIGTLLNLIYFCFFFMITFLVLREFSELLTSDILPRTPLNIVQISLLISISFMAHSGIEAIGRLCWITITLIVGSVIIVLLGGLMTHSEINALSPFWGTGRAEVLKSGIIKSSLFSEMLVFGFLLPRLRKKKEWGRAAWWCILISSLMLFGTTIVYLFVFPCPTAIRLNVPMFEVSRLIIFGRWIQRLESLFLIAWLISAVIKLAIGLYCAAATMSQVLKLDKVKPLIFPPCPSQTTA, encoded by the coding sequence TCTTTTTGCCATTTCAAAGATCTCTGGCAGAACTGGGCGGGTCTGCAGCATGGATTATTGTACTCATCGCGGCTGCTCTGTGTCCGCTGACATGGTGGGCGATCCGGGGAGTACTGCAAAACGCAACTGAAGGTTCTACACTCATGGAAGCGACGGAGGAAATCTGGGGCTCGGTGATAGGTACATTACTGAATCTCATTTACTTTTGTTTCTTCTTCATGATCACCTTTCTGGTTCTGCGCGAATTCTCGGAACTGCTCACTTCCGATATTTTACCGCGGACACCTCTTAATATTGTTCAGATCTCGCTGCTGATCTCCATTTCCTTTATGGCCCATTCCGGTATTGAGGCGATTGGACGCCTATGCTGGATCACTATCACCCTGATTGTAGGAAGCGTCATTATCGTACTTTTGGGCGGATTAATGACCCATTCGGAAATCAATGCGCTATCTCCCTTTTGGGGAACGGGCCGTGCGGAAGTGTTGAAATCCGGAATTATCAAAAGCTCCTTGTTTTCGGAAATGCTTGTGTTCGGATTCCTTCTGCCCAGATTGCGGAAAAAGAAGGAGTGGGGACGTGCGGCATGGTGGTGCATTTTGATTTCATCGCTCATGCTATTTGGCACCACCATCGTGTATTTGTTTGTGTTCCCATGTCCAACAGCCATCCGGCTTAATGTCCCGATGTTTGAAGTGAGCCGTTTAATTATTTTTGGCCGATGGATTCAGCGTCTGGAAAGTCTGTTCCTTATCGCATGGCTAATCAGCGCCGTAATTAAGCTGGCCATCGGATTATATTGTGCTGCTGCGACAATGTCCCAGGTTTTGAAGCTGGACAAGGTCAAACCGCTCATTTTCCCGCCATGCCCAAGTCAAACAACAGCATGA
- a CDS encoding Ger(x)C family spore germination C-terminal domain-containing protein, protein MSRNEEESSSDSKGEPPITSNTYAGDLPRKGETPIDFFGSAVYKGQKLVGYLTALETKTLNILRGEFEETVMEFHDPVDPKYNLTISMDALKKNPLTLTRTDDQIDISLSTPMVGELIGSMSKVDYTLPENIKLLENSIQEQLASMASDLLDKTLYKWNVDCIHIGNRLRATFPTLQEWYAYKWREHIKETKYHLNIRFHMKRHGDQVGPAVEGDEMKK, encoded by the coding sequence TTGAGTCGGAACGAAGAAGAGTCATCATCTGACTCAAAAGGAGAGCCACCCATCACAAGTAACACTTATGCTGGAGATCTTCCCAGAAAGGGAGAAACCCCCATCGATTTTTTTGGAAGTGCGGTATACAAGGGGCAAAAGCTAGTCGGTTACCTTACCGCGCTAGAAACCAAAACGCTCAACATTCTGCGTGGGGAGTTTGAAGAAACCGTCATGGAATTTCATGATCCGGTTGATCCCAAGTACAATCTGACCATCAGTATGGATGCGCTGAAAAAAAATCCCCTTACCTTAACACGCACAGATGACCAAATCGACATCTCCCTATCTACCCCCATGGTTGGAGAATTGATAGGTTCCATGTCAAAGGTGGATTACACGTTGCCTGAAAATATTAAATTGTTAGAAAATTCTATTCAAGAACAATTGGCATCCATGGCATCAGATCTTCTGGATAAAACACTCTATAAATGGAATGTGGATTGTATACATATTGGAAACCGCCTCCGGGCCACTTTCCCCACACTTCAGGAGTGGTACGCCTATAAGTGGCGAGAACATATCAAAGAAACGAAATACCATTTGAATATTCGTTTTCACATGAAGAGGCATGGAGATCAGGTCGGTCCTGCCGTTGAAGGAGATGAAATGAAAAAATGA
- a CDS encoding tetratricopeptide repeat protein — MMQNEGQRFRFSEAPVWDWQRAYYEQKGLHAWTENQVPQYITSNPMIAMAYAEMIFGFLQDLASKGKTAETVTILELGAGVGRLAHQILFKLTELKDFAGVQLPAFRYVMTDLVEDNVLGWREHPSMQSFIDQGILDFARFDAIQDTELNLVVADTVIRPGDLKQPLLLIANYFFDSIPQELIYVGEGEIYECDILLQSPESALHSEPAELLKNMILSYEYRRAPEYSAEDYPYQGLIALYKEELEDSHIMFPAIGLSCLERLNRLSDSGYVLITADKGDHRLDNWKFAEPPEFVLHGSFSLTANYHAIQYVLEQQGAHTRFTTHHYKDLNVGCMLMVDEPLGYINTRLAYHRFVERFGPDDFFSMKEWMDHQVERMELKQIIPFWRLGGYDAEFLIHSANRISNLLPDASDEEMLDIQSGIHIMWSSYYVMERLGDVAFLVGQLLYGMYMYEDAKRFLELSLGTDSRKQNSAVLYDLAVCCYELELEGETLAYTRKVLALEPDHEEAIDLLKSFECL, encoded by the coding sequence ATGATGCAAAACGAAGGACAACGATTCCGCTTCAGTGAAGCTCCGGTATGGGACTGGCAGCGGGCATATTATGAACAGAAAGGGCTGCACGCTTGGACCGAGAATCAGGTTCCGCAATATATTACGAGTAACCCCATGATTGCAATGGCGTATGCCGAGATGATTTTTGGTTTTCTTCAAGATCTCGCCAGCAAAGGAAAGACGGCCGAGACAGTAACCATTCTGGAACTTGGAGCGGGCGTAGGCCGCTTGGCGCACCAAATTCTGTTCAAACTGACAGAGTTGAAAGATTTTGCAGGCGTGCAGCTGCCAGCTTTTCGATATGTAATGACCGATCTGGTCGAAGATAATGTATTGGGCTGGAGAGAGCATCCGTCCATGCAATCCTTTATTGACCAAGGAATACTGGATTTCGCACGTTTTGACGCGATACAGGACACCGAGTTGAATCTGGTAGTGGCGGATACAGTTATTCGACCGGGCGATCTGAAGCAACCTTTGCTGTTGATTGCCAATTACTTTTTTGACAGCATTCCACAGGAATTAATTTATGTCGGTGAGGGTGAGATATATGAGTGTGACATACTCCTCCAATCTCCAGAATCTGCTCTTCATTCGGAGCCTGCCGAGTTGCTGAAAAACATGATACTGAGTTATGAATACCGCCGTGCACCTGAGTACAGTGCAGAAGACTATCCGTATCAAGGGCTTATCGCTCTGTACAAGGAAGAGTTGGAGGATTCGCACATTATGTTCCCGGCAATCGGTCTGTCCTGTCTCGAACGATTGAATAGGTTATCAGATTCAGGATATGTGTTAATTACTGCGGACAAAGGTGACCATCGACTGGACAACTGGAAGTTTGCCGAGCCTCCTGAATTCGTACTTCATGGAAGTTTTTCTTTAACGGCAAATTATCATGCCATTCAATATGTATTGGAACAGCAAGGAGCCCACACTCGTTTCACAACACATCATTATAAAGATCTGAACGTTGGATGTATGTTGATGGTGGACGAACCATTGGGGTACATAAACACTCGACTGGCGTATCACCGATTTGTTGAACGTTTTGGACCCGATGATTTCTTTAGTATGAAAGAATGGATGGATCATCAGGTAGAGCGGATGGAACTGAAGCAGATTATACCATTCTGGCGTCTGGGCGGATATGATGCTGAGTTTTTGATTCATAGTGCCAACCGGATTTCGAACCTTCTACCGGATGCAAGCGATGAGGAAATGCTTGATATTCAGTCTGGAATCCACATCATGTGGTCTTCATATTATGTAATGGAGCGGCTAGGAGATGTGGCGTTTCTTGTAGGTCAGCTGTTATATGGGATGTATATGTATGAGGACGCCAAGCGATTTCTGGAGCTGTCGTTAGGTACTGATTCGAGAAAACAGAACTCAGCTGTGCTGTACGACTTGGCTGTGTGTTGTTATGAACTTGAACTGGAAGGAGAAACACTGGCTTACACACGGAAAGTACTGGCTTTGGAACCTGATCATGAGGAAGCAATAGATTTGTTGAAAAGCTTCGAGTGTCTATAA
- a CDS encoding Ger(x)C family spore germination protein → MSSESKSEPKSIVNIFSQEGSSLSAAMLTSQSYVARRLTLIHSKAFIIGGDMARQGIMPVLGEVVRNSEFRRTVSVITAKGRADSYIHSIKPVMEDDIDLWFELEMDPHNTGAITPKRSRFHDFSWTLNNREPEAQRFCQRHVLMWRKVP, encoded by the coding sequence ATGAGTAGCGAAAGCAAGTCAGAACCCAAGAGCATAGTGAATATTTTCTCTCAAGAAGGTTCAAGCCTGTCTGCTGCAATGCTTACAAGTCAAAGCTATGTAGCCCGAAGGCTAACCCTCATTCATTCTAAGGCATTCATCATTGGTGGTGACATGGCCCGCCAGGGCATTATGCCGGTTCTCGGTGAGGTTGTACGAAATTCGGAATTCCGACGAACAGTCAGTGTAATTACGGCAAAAGGTCGGGCAGATTCATACATCCATAGTATTAAACCTGTAATGGAGGATGATATTGATCTGTGGTTTGAGCTTGAGATGGACCCTCATAATACAGGAGCCATCACGCCCAAGAGATCCCGTTTTCACGATTTTTCCTGGACATTGAACAACCGGGAACCGGAGGCACAACGATTCTGTCAGCGGCACGTCCTGATGTGGAGAAAGGTTCCTTGA
- a CDS encoding site-specific integrase, which yields MQGLVNLITMLPHRNSGQYGVSGMDSAMYPYMVFGIQNATYLLGQGASIKEIQHRLRHSTSQVTTDTYAHVTKKLIRKTTAHLDVFEPNLVPNPSPTKNRCSIPVTQAIQCKL from the coding sequence ATGCAGGGACTGGTAAACCTTATTACCATGCTTCCCCATCGCAACAGTGGACAATATGGTGTAAGCGGAATGGATTCCGCAATGTATCCCTACATGGTCTTCGGCATACAAAATGCGACCTATTTGCTTGGTCAGGGTGCATCCATTAAAGAGATTCAACATCGGCTACGACACTCGACATCCCAGGTGACCACAGACACATATGCTCATGTCACCAAGAAATTAATTCGCAAAACAACAGCGCACCTCGATGTCTTCGAACCAAATCTCGTCCCCAATCCGTCCCCAACGAAAAACAGATGCTCAATCCCTGTGACTCAGGCAATTCAATGCAAACTATAA
- a CDS encoding beta propeller repeat protein, which produces MPVVNITGALGGNQFEPSIASNELLPNIMCAVAVDTSTGPTLIGVYRSTDSGQTWSTTTMQQPAGYAGAEAPTIDYTFPSTFIVTVHIFNGDNDGTIISYTSLDDGVTWTPPVFVNKGYGLIVHNDEPFIAVDRTPGSPYRGNAYVGYTPLATLASSTFLQRSLDQGTTWEIPSRISSPRGFHDRSSIAIGFTGEVYAGYITTGPDSPYALLRISYDGGATFQPPIERQSTWIASVVPAPSPLPVTNYAFRVQTNLSLGADISNGTNSGKVYATWNDARNGYTDIFLCSSPDGLLWSDPVSITGAPVGSQNFFPSITVSPFTGTVRVIYYSNQIDGFLLDVFVAESFNGGATFANRRLTTTSFNPNGNSPQPTVLIGDYITATTYAPDNLAAVWMATTPPTGKLDVYFGS; this is translated from the coding sequence TTGCCCGTTGTAAATATCACAGGAGCACTCGGTGGAAACCAATTTGAACCCTCAATTGCTTCCAACGAGCTACTTCCGAATATCATGTGTGCGGTTGCTGTTGACACAAGTACAGGACCTACACTTATCGGCGTTTATCGTTCTACTGACAGTGGACAGACATGGTCAACGACAACTATGCAGCAGCCTGCCGGGTATGCAGGCGCTGAAGCACCAACCATTGATTACACATTTCCGAGTACGTTTATAGTGACAGTTCACATATTTAACGGTGATAATGACGGTACAATCATCAGTTACACATCCCTGGATGATGGAGTGACCTGGACTCCTCCCGTGTTTGTGAACAAGGGATATGGCCTTATCGTTCATAATGATGAGCCGTTTATAGCAGTGGATCGAACACCTGGAAGCCCTTATCGGGGGAATGCATACGTGGGGTATACCCCTCTTGCTACATTGGCTTCGTCCACGTTTTTGCAAAGGTCATTAGATCAGGGGACAACGTGGGAGATTCCGAGCCGAATTTCAAGCCCAAGAGGTTTCCATGACAGAAGTTCTATAGCTATAGGTTTTACTGGTGAGGTATATGCAGGATATATTACTACAGGGCCGGATAGTCCGTACGCACTGCTTCGCATTTCCTACGATGGAGGGGCTACGTTCCAGCCGCCGATTGAACGACAATCCACATGGATTGCTTCTGTTGTCCCTGCCCCATCTCCTTTACCTGTCACGAATTATGCTTTTCGCGTGCAGACGAACCTGAGCTTGGGAGCTGACATATCCAATGGAACCAATAGTGGTAAAGTCTATGCAACCTGGAATGATGCGCGGAATGGATACACCGACATTTTCCTATGCAGCTCACCGGATGGGCTTCTATGGTCAGATCCTGTAAGCATTACTGGAGCTCCCGTTGGTTCGCAAAATTTCTTTCCCTCCATTACTGTATCGCCATTCACAGGAACTGTAAGGGTTATTTATTATTCCAATCAGATTGACGGATTTCTTTTAGATGTGTTTGTTGCTGAATCGTTTAACGGAGGAGCTACCTTTGCGAATCGCCGACTCACAACGACTTCGTTTAACCCCAACGGCAATTCACCGCAGCCTACAGTATTAATTGGTGATTATATCACCGCTACAACGTATGCTCCCGATAATTTGGCTGCAGTTTGGATGGCAACCACTCCGCCCACTGGAAAATTGGACGTTTACTTTGGAAGTTGA
- a CDS encoding MFS transporter codes for MNIAFYPYWAAKTLLSLINVIYIMVITTFIYGQTGSVLYAALFPFIQMSARIVAGFTAPLLVNRFAFSRLIISIPLAKTLMITGIAIAFTDLTAHIPLLLVGIAILSFLDGWESPLINTLTPRLVQGEDLVKANSFLSFSTQTVTIIGYAMTGFIVMHWGASQTFWAATSLSWAVLLLMITISSLTRDMQEKVEKSTSRWDVLREGWLILWKNRSLRLITFMDLVEGLAGSIWIGAITLAFVKEALGQEEGWWGLINSSYSAGTILGGILAIALATRIQKHLISSMAIGSLLFSLLTIAYGLNSLPWLALVLCMLMGPAYQIRDIAQQTAFQTRVPIESLTKVNAAHGIILSASMSISMVIFGLIADQMGIRLVYLIGGALFIVSSLCSFRLNRIKEQND; via the coding sequence ATGAACATCGCATTTTATCCATATTGGGCTGCCAAAACGCTGCTTTCTCTCATTAATGTTATATATATCATGGTTATCACGACGTTTATTTACGGTCAGACCGGGTCTGTCCTTTACGCTGCGCTGTTTCCATTCATTCAAATGTCAGCTCGTATCGTCGCAGGGTTCACTGCACCACTGCTTGTGAACCGTTTCGCATTCTCCAGGCTGATTATTAGCATTCCTTTAGCCAAAACATTGATGATAACCGGAATCGCCATCGCATTTACCGATCTCACTGCTCACATTCCTCTTCTGCTTGTGGGAATAGCGATCCTCTCGTTCCTGGACGGATGGGAATCTCCATTAATAAACACATTAACTCCACGATTGGTTCAAGGAGAAGATCTGGTGAAGGCGAATAGTTTTCTCTCATTCTCTACTCAGACCGTGACGATCATTGGATATGCGATGACAGGATTCATCGTTATGCACTGGGGGGCTTCACAAACATTCTGGGCGGCTACAAGCTTATCCTGGGCTGTCCTGCTTCTAATGATTACGATCAGTTCACTTACCCGCGATATGCAGGAAAAAGTCGAGAAATCCACTTCCAGATGGGATGTATTAAGGGAAGGTTGGCTTATCCTTTGGAAAAATCGATCGTTGCGCCTGATAACGTTCATGGATCTGGTTGAAGGTCTTGCTGGCTCCATCTGGATCGGTGCTATCACGCTTGCTTTTGTGAAAGAAGCTTTGGGCCAAGAGGAAGGTTGGTGGGGACTTATCAACTCCAGCTATTCTGCCGGCACCATTCTTGGGGGAATTCTGGCCATCGCCTTGGCCACTCGCATACAAAAGCACTTGATCTCCAGTATGGCCATAGGTTCTCTTCTCTTCAGCTTACTGACCATCGCATACGGTTTAAACAGCCTTCCTTGGCTTGCTCTGGTATTGTGTATGCTTATGGGTCCTGCTTATCAAATCCGCGATATTGCTCAGCAGACGGCTTTTCAGACCCGTGTGCCCATCGAATCACTGACCAAAGTAAACGCAGCACATGGAATTATTCTCTCAGCTTCCATGAGCATATCTATGGTAATCTTCGGTCTGATTGCTGATCAAATGGGGATTCGGCTAGTATATTTGATTGGCGGTGCCTTATTCATCGTATCCTCCCTGTGCTCTTTCCGGTTAAATCGAATTAAAGAGCAAAATGATTGA
- a CDS encoding IS3 family transposase (programmed frameshift) has protein sequence MPKFSLDEKLKAIHRYQNGTEGVKSIAKSLRINHETLRMWIRQYEYHGVKAFEKSYTAYTKTFKLDVLTYINENGTSPNEAAVIFNIPSPRIIRKWRIQFNEDGMDGLKSKKKGRPLMKNTNKNMTKKLEPGHESVEALQAELERLRMENAYFKKVECLSSKQGKITKQDKAQVVYELRLEFPVVALLAFAEVPRSTFYYWVKQFDKPDLDADLKLLIQSIYEEHQGRYGYRRIRDELVNREHRVNHKKVQRIMKELGLKSVVRMKKYRSYKGTVGNIAPNVLDRNFQAEKPNEKWVTDITEFKLFGEKLYLSPVLDLFNGEIITYTVGSRPTYSLVSDMLNKAFKRLSNEDELLLHSDQGWHYQMKQYQHALKERAIIQSMSRKGNCYDNAVMENFFGIMKSEFLYLNEFESLDDFKQELAQYIDYYNDKHIKSKLKGMSPVQYRIHAIQVA, from the exons TTGCCTAAATTCAGTTTAGATGAGAAATTGAAAGCCATTCATAGATATCAGAATGGTACTGAAGGAGTCAAAAGTATTGCAAAATCATTACGGATAAATCATGAAACTTTACGTATGTGGATTAGGCAATACGAATATCACGGCGTCAAAGCTTTTGAAAAGAGCTATACAGCTTACACTAAGACATTTAAACTAGACGTACTCACCTATATAAACGAGAATGGGACGTCTCCAAATGAAGCTGCGGTCATTTTCAATATACCCTCTCCTAGGATTATTAGAAAATGGCGTATTCAATTCAATGAGGATGGAATGGACGGCCTGAAATCAAAGAAAAAGGGGCGTCCACTCATGAAAAATACGAACAAAAATATGACGAAGAAGCTAGAACCTGGCCATGAATCAGTTGAAGCTCTACAAGCTGAATTAGAACGTTTGCGTATGGAAAACGCCTATT TTAAAAAAGTTGAATGCCTTAGTTCAAAACAAGGAAAAATCACCAAACAAGACAAAGCGCAAGTAGTCTATGAATTAAGGCTTGAATTCCCGGTGGTTGCATTGCTAGCGTTCGCTGAAGTCCCACGTAGCACCTTCTATTACTGGGTGAAACAGTTTGACAAGCCCGATCTAGACGCAGACCTGAAACTCCTTATTCAATCCATTTACGAGGAACATCAGGGGCGTTATGGCTATCGTCGTATCCGTGATGAACTAGTTAATCGTGAACACCGAGTTAACCATAAAAAAGTACAGCGTATCATGAAAGAATTAGGCCTGAAATCAGTAGTGCGTATGAAAAAATATCGTTCCTATAAAGGAACAGTGGGTAACATTGCACCAAACGTACTGGATCGTAACTTTCAAGCAGAAAAACCAAATGAGAAATGGGTTACCGATATTACGGAATTTAAGTTGTTTGGAGAAAAGCTTTATTTATCACCTGTTCTGGACTTATTTAACGGTGAAATTATCACGTACACAGTAGGATCTCGCCCTACTTATTCATTAGTCTCCGACATGCTAAATAAAGCTTTTAAACGCTTATCCAACGAGGATGAGCTCCTCCTGCATTCGGATCAAGGCTGGCACTACCAGATGAAGCAGTATCAACATGCTTTGAAGGAACGGGCGATTATCCAGAGCATGTCACGCAAAGGAAATTGTTACGATAACGCAGTAATGGAGAACTTCTTTGGCATTATGAAGTCAGAATTTCTCTATCTTAATGAGTTTGAAAGTCTAGATGACTTCAAGCAAGAACTAGCACAATACATCGATTACTACAATGACAAACACATTAAGTCAAAATTAAAAGGCATGAGCCCGGTACAATACCGAATTCATGCCATACAGGTTGCATAA
- a CDS encoding DUF6199 family natural product biosynthesis protein, which produces MTLCIINLCFPKFGWYLRYGWISRGEAEPSRPYMAMTRMTSLLMLLIAFTLVVA; this is translated from the coding sequence ATGACACTTTGTATCATTAATTTGTGCTTCCCGAAATTTGGCTGGTACTTGCGTTATGGCTGGATTTCTCGGGGAGAGGCTGAGCCCAGCAGACCGTATATGGCGATGACCAGAATGACCAGTCTGTTGATGCTGCTTATCGCTTTTACGCTCGTTGTGGCTTGA
- a CDS encoding DUF1904 family protein, with protein MPFIRFKGFTGPQLEEVVPRITEQFALITNIPRERMKAERHDVQALTPSPASVEILMFQRDQEIHNRIASSMQVILEEADLPDVHIFFNILSPALYYKQGKPLTDYRLD; from the coding sequence ATGCCGTTTATTCGTTTTAAAGGATTCACAGGACCTCAGCTGGAGGAAGTTGTACCTCGCATCACTGAGCAATTTGCGTTGATTACCAATATCCCGCGGGAGAGAATGAAGGCAGAACGTCATGACGTACAAGCCCTTACTCCTTCTCCGGCTTCAGTAGAGATCTTGATGTTCCAACGTGATCAGGAGATTCATAATCGTATCGCTTCCTCAATGCAGGTTATTTTGGAAGAAGCGGATTTGCCTGATGTGCATATTTTCTTCAATATACTGTCACCAGCGCTGTATTATAAACAAGGCAAGCCGTTGACAGATTACCGATTGGATTGA